In Temnothorax longispinosus isolate EJ_2023e unplaced genomic scaffold, Tlon_JGU_v1 HiC_scaffold_63, whole genome shotgun sequence, one genomic interval encodes:
- the LOC139824878 gene encoding uncharacterized protein isoform X1, whose translation MMRLPRMLLVVGYLLRCHVARSIAAPARATSQALLDENDVTFRDDGDDDVTTEDPFFKKCIVDGNSYSHSQTIPSYDANSHCLCVVGEVYCWWQNYNSNTASSLDPSSLRSTAVESNYTSSLGMSTDIVDGFEASGNFDSSVSQQGHKEINGTLSSTTPSAPAICLVMGREYRQGETLPHSTGNCVECSCGSEGRIECSPRDCVALRPEILVAPDKPEKISRKAKVAHHRGDHLTKIYLRPSIIGFVHT comes from the exons ATGATGAGGCTCCCGCGGATGCTGCTCGTCGTCGGTTATCTGCTGCGCTGTCACGTCGCCCGTTCAATAGCCG CACCTGCGAGAGCGACAAGTCAGGCTTTATTGGATGAAAACGACGTTACGTTTAGAGACGACGGTGATGATGACGTCACTACAGAGGACCCGTTTTTCAAAAAGTGCATTGTAGACGGAAATTCCTATTCTCACAGCCAAACG ATACCGTCGTACGACGCGAATTCGCATTGCCTATGCGTCGTCGGCGAAGTTTACTGTTGGtggcaaaattataattcgaaCACCGCCTCGTCGCTCGACCCGTCTTCTCTGCGATCGACCGCGGTGGAAAGCAATTACACTTCATCCCTGGGAATGAGTACGGACATTGTGGATGGGTTCGAGGCTTCCGGAAATTTTGACTCGTCGGTCAGCCAACAAGGACATAAAGAAATTAACGGCACTCTGTCAAGCACAACGCCTTCTGCACCGGCCATTTGCCTCGTGATgg GAAGAGAGTATCGACAGGGTGAGACACTACCACACTCAACCGGAAACTGCGTTGAATGCAGCTGCGGCTCCGAAGGCCGCATCGAATGCTCGCCGAGAGACTGTGTGGCACTGCGACCCGAGATATTAGTCGCACCTGATAAACCCGAG aaaatttctcGTAAGGCGAAAGTGGCACATCATCGCGGGGACCATTTAACGAAAATATACCTTAGACCATCCATTATTGGTTTCGTTCACACTTAA
- the LOC139824878 gene encoding uncharacterized protein isoform X2, which produces MMRLPRMLLVVGYLLRCHVARSIAAPARATSQALLDENDVTFRDDGDDDVTTEDPFFKKCIVDGNSYSHSQTIPSYDANSHCLCVVGEVYCWWQNYNSNTASSLDPSSLRSTAVESNYTSSLGMSTDIVDGFEASGNFDSSVSQQGHKEINGTLSSTTPSAPAICLVMGREYRQGETLPHSTGNCVECSCGSEGRIECSPRDCVALRPEILVAPDKPEVPDGDFEVFNLARDWDIGENF; this is translated from the exons ATGATGAGGCTCCCGCGGATGCTGCTCGTCGTCGGTTATCTGCTGCGCTGTCACGTCGCCCGTTCAATAGCCG CACCTGCGAGAGCGACAAGTCAGGCTTTATTGGATGAAAACGACGTTACGTTTAGAGACGACGGTGATGATGACGTCACTACAGAGGACCCGTTTTTCAAAAAGTGCATTGTAGACGGAAATTCCTATTCTCACAGCCAAACG ATACCGTCGTACGACGCGAATTCGCATTGCCTATGCGTCGTCGGCGAAGTTTACTGTTGGtggcaaaattataattcgaaCACCGCCTCGTCGCTCGACCCGTCTTCTCTGCGATCGACCGCGGTGGAAAGCAATTACACTTCATCCCTGGGAATGAGTACGGACATTGTGGATGGGTTCGAGGCTTCCGGAAATTTTGACTCGTCGGTCAGCCAACAAGGACATAAAGAAATTAACGGCACTCTGTCAAGCACAACGCCTTCTGCACCGGCCATTTGCCTCGTGATgg GAAGAGAGTATCGACAGGGTGAGACACTACCACACTCAACCGGAAACTGCGTTGAATGCAGCTGCGGCTCCGAAGGCCGCATCGAATGCTCGCCGAGAGACTGTGTGGCACTGCGACCCGAGATATTAGTCGCACCTGATAAACCCGAGGTACCCGACGGCGATTTCGAAGTTTTCAACTTAGCGCGGGATTGGGATATCGGCGAAAATTTCTAA
- the LOC139824874 gene encoding LOW QUALITY PROTEIN: uncharacterized protein (The sequence of the model RefSeq protein was modified relative to this genomic sequence to represent the inferred CDS: inserted 1 base in 1 codon), with translation MVFLYFGFRGSLVLLCILVIVVPALPSTVSQFDISEYVYGVDHDLQARARSAIEAERFAYRSRANKIQSVNATCRVRSERPCPPSKYRTPSGACNNVRHPAWGARGSPFLKLLPSEYSDGISRPRQSVGTHSLPAPSDVISRILTSSPRVGSHEGLTSLSGVWSELVLQDIAATIHPXGPEDKCCSNVQQHPECYEMRDEGFGCRSYWRSVPSLTVHGCQFETREQMNGVSAYLDGSGIYGATDDKLHLLRTYDDGKVDLSACELCNRTDRDALGLLHRVFLREHNRVAERLAEANVHWDDAKLFLEARRIVVAQLQHVTLNEYVPAILREAAEVDHELRPLANGFYAGYSSSNKAGTYHAVAMAALRALVWTRADKIGDLESHVITSANAIGLESAPDAAAWSMHIARDHGVPGYIKFLVDCLGESVKIENFTDLARVMRSEHAQMLSTIYANVEDVDLLVGGILETPATGVAVGPTFECLLKKQFVTMRNSDRFWYENDIPPSGLTATQLVEIRKVSLASILCANTNIRRIQPRVFIRQDQYLNSRINCEQYESLNVAAWTEDPLPLPAMMQHSSINTSTGEPVQLLPEISPEVLAAAVKRAEEELIERKQLEYNAWLEQRIADPRSPAGTAASFSKANKDALLLANSSIMYELATNEILNGVHGLRRRRRQIFDNTENVLGFPNMNEFSDLLQNVDISGFLNHHHKPTNHEEVHCPVDDSRCDPTTPYRTLSGHCNNLRNPSLGKSLTTFARLLPPAYEDGVSKPRSTSVTGAALPNPRVISTVIHPDISNLHNRYTLMVMQFAQFLDHDLTMTPIHKGFQESIPSCRSCDSPHTVHPECNPFPVPPGDHFYPTVNVSSGARMCFPSMRSLPGQQHLGPREQVNQNTGFLDASVVYGENSCICNLLRGFNGRMNITTHPNRGRDLLPQSPTHPECKARSGYCFIGGDGRASEQPALAVMHTMWIREHNRVMEGLRHVNPHWDGEKLFQETRRIISAMLQHITYNEFLPRILGWNAVSLYGLKLLPQGYYKEYSPTCNPSVLNEFATAAFRIGHSLLRPHLPRMDRNYQNIDPPILLRDGFFNPDMLYQENMIDEMICGLVATPMETLDQFITGEVTNHLFEQRGIPHSGVDLIALNIHRARDHGLPSYNHYRALCNLKKATTFEDLSREMAPEVIARMKRIYASVDDIDLFPGGMSERPLQGGLVGPTFACIIAIQFRQSRKCDRFWYETDDPNIRFTEHQMAEIRKTTLSKVMCENMNHQMDMQRAAFDLPSNFLNPRVPCSSMPHMDFSAWRETRHGCQIGGRNVAVGESGFPTPCTSCVCTNEGTQCASLRVTDCNQLLREASREAILRDDVCTAQCGFVLAASESNARLQQFTTPSGSGFSGFPPHTNNIRSSPTPASFNGFKLPDLSQFIG, from the exons ATGGTATTCCTCTATTTTGGTTTCAGAGGCAGCCTGGTACTGCTGTGTATATTGGTTATTGTGGTGCCAGCACTACCGTCGACAGTCAGCCAGTTCGATATTTCCG AGTACGTCTACGGGGTAGATCATGATTTGCAAGCGAGAGCACGCTCGGCCATCGAGGCGGAGAGATTCGCCTATCGATC GCGGGCAAACAAGATACAGTCTGTCAACGCAACTTGCCGAGTCCGTTCAGAAAGGCCCTGTCCACCGAGCAAGTACAGAACGCCCTCCGGCGCTTGCAATAATGTGAGACACCCTGCCTGGGGTGCCAGGGGTTCCCCGTTCCTCAAATTATTGCCATCGGAGTATTCGGATG GCATCTCAAGACCGCGTCAATCGGTGGGCACTCACAGTCTACCTGCACCAAGCGACGTCATCTCCCGTATTCTGACATCCTCCCCGAGGGTGGGAAGTCACGAGGGTTTGACTAGTCTCTCCGGCGTCTGGTCGGAGCTGGTGCTGCAGGATATCGCTGCCACCATACATC TGGGTCCCGAGGATAAATGCTGTTCCAACGTGCAGCAGCATCCGGAGTGTTACGAGATGCGCGACGAAGGATTTGGCTGCAGAAGTTACTGGCGATCGGTACCGAGTTTAACGGTGCACGGTTGTCAATTCGAAACGCGGGAGCAAATGAACGGTGTCTCGGCGTATTTGGACGGTTCCGGTATCTACGGCGCCACCGATGACAAGCTGCATCTGCTCAGGACCTACGACGACGGCAAGGTCGACCTGAGCGCCTGCGAGTTGTGCAACCGGACCGATCGGGACGCGCTCGGGCTCCTGCATCGGGTCTTCCTGCGCGAGCATAATCGCGTGGCGGAGAGACTGGCGGAGGCGAACGTGCACTGGGACGACGCGAAGCTCTTCTTGGAGGCGCGCCGCATCGTCGTCGCGCAGCTCCAGCACGTCACCCTCAACGAGTACGTGCCGGCGATATTGCGGGAAGCCGCAGAGGTCGATCACGAGCTCAGACCACTCGCGAACGGCTTCTACGCTGGCTACTCTTCGTCCAACAAAGCGGGCACGTACCACGCAGTGGCGATGGCAGCTCTCCGCGCTCTCGTTTGGACGCGTGCCGATAAAATTGGGGACCTGGAGAGTCACGTTATCACTTCCGCTAATGCCATCGGTCTCGAATCCGCGCCGGACGCGGCCGCCTGGTCCATGCATATTGCACGAGATCACGGAGTGCCCGGATACATCAAGTTCCTGGTCGACTGTTTGGGAGAGAGTGTTAAG ATCGAAAACTTCACGGATCTAGCGAGAGTAATGCGATCCGAGCACGCGCAGATGCTAAGTACGATTTACGCGAACGTGGAGGACGTGGATCTTCTCGTGGGCGGTATCCTGGAGACTCCGGCTACGGGCGTCGCTGTGGGTCCAACGTTCGAGTGTCTTCTCAAGAAGCAGTTTGTGACGATGAGAAATTCCGACCGCTTCTGGTACGAGAACGACATCCCTCCGTCAGGACTGACAGCGACGCAGCTGGTCGAGATCAGGAAGGTGTCCCTCGCTAGTATTCTATGCGCCAACACCAACATCCGTAGGATCCAGCCGAGAGTGTTCATCCGACAGGACCAGTACCTGAACAGCAGGATCAACTGCGAGCAGTACGAGTCCCTGAATGTTGCGGCGTGGACCGAGGATCCGCTGCCACTTCCTGCGATGATGCAGCACAGCTCGATAAACACGAGCACGGGTGAGCCAGTGCAGCTTCTGCCGGAGATCAGCCCCGAGGTGCTCGCCGCCGCGGTGAAGAGAGCCGAGGAGGAGCTAATCGAGCGGAAGCAGTTGGAATATAACGCCTGGCTGGAGCAGAGAATCGCCGACCCGCGATCACCCGCCGGCACCGCGGCCAGCTTCTCGAAAGCCAACAAGGACGCCCTGCTGCTCGCCAACTCGTCCATCATGTACGAATTGGCTACGAATGAGATTCTAAATGGCGTGCACGGTCTTCGGCGCAGGAGGCGACAGATCTTCGACAACACGGAGAACGTCCTGGGCTTCCCCAACATGAACGAATTCTCCGACCTGCTGCAGAACGTCGATATCTCCGGTTTCCTGAATCACCATCACAAGCCGACGAATCACGAGGAGGTCCACTGTCCCGTGGACGATTCCCGATGCGATCCAACCACGCCCTACCGAACCCTGTCGGGTCATTGCAACAATCTGCGCAATCCCAGCCTTGGTAAATCGCTGACCACCTTCGCCCGCCTGTTGCCGCCCGCTTACGAGGACGGCGTTTCCAAACCGAGAAGCACCTCCGttaccggcgcggcgttgccgaACCCCCGAGTGATCTCCACCGTGATCCACCCCGACATATCGAATTTGCACAATCGCTACACGCTGATGGTGATGCAGTTCGCGCAATTCCTGGATCACGACTTGACGATGACACCCATCCACAAGGGCTTTCAGGAGTCGATTCCCAGCTGCCGATCGTGCGACTCGCCGCACACCGTCCATCCCGAGTGCAATCCGTTCCCCGTGCCGCCGGGCGATCACTTTTATCCCACCGTGAACGTCTCGTCGGGCGCGCGTATGTGCTTCCCGTCGATGAGATCGTTGCCGGGCCAGCAGCATCTGGGTCCGCGCGAGCAGGTGAATCAGAATACCGGTTTCCTGGACGCGTCGGTGGTCTACGGCGAGAACTCGTGTATCTGCAACCTCCTGCGCGGCTTCAACGGCCGCATGAACATCACGACGCACCCGAATCGCGGCAGGGACCTATTGCCGCAATCGCCGACGCATCCGGAGTGCAAGGCGCGATCGGGGTACTGCTTCATCGGCGGTGACGGTCGCGCTTCGGAGCAACCGGCCCTGGCAGTTATGCATACCATGTGGATACGCGAACACAATCGCGTGATGGAAGGTTTGCGGCAC gtGAATCCTCACTGGGACGGCGAGAAATTGTTCCAGGAGACGCGACGCATCATTAGCGCGATGCTGCAACACATCACGTACAACGAGTTTCTGCCGAGGATTCTCGGCTGGAATGCCGTCAGCCTGTACGGTCTCAAATTATTGCCCCAAGGTTACTACAAGGAGTACTCGCCCACCTGCAATCCCAGCGTGCTCAATGAGTTCGCCACCGCGGCCTTCCGAATCGGTCATTCCTTGCTGCGGCCGCACTTGCCGCGCATGGACCGCAACTATCAGAACATCGATCCGCCCATCTTGCTGCGTGACGGATTCTTCAATCCGGACATGCTCTATCAGGAGAACATGATCGACGAGATGATATGTGGCTTGGTCGCCACGCCGATGGAGACGTTGGATCAGTTCATCACCGGCGAGGTGACCAATCACCTGTTCGAGCAACGCGGTATCCCGCACTCCGGCGTGGATCTGATAGCCCTGAACATTCACCGGGCTCGCGATCACGGACTGCCGTCGTACAATCACTACCGAGCGCTCTGTAACTTGAAGAAGGCCACCACGTTCGAGGATCTGTCCAGGGAAATGGCGCCGGAAGTGATAGCTCGGATGAAACGCATATACGCCTCCGTGGACGACATCGATCTCTTCCCGGGCGGTATGAGCGAGCGACCGCTTCAGGGTGGCCTGGTCGGGCCCACCTTCGCCTGCATCATCGCCATTCAGTTCAGACAGTCGAGGAAGTGCGATCGTTTCTGGTACGAGACCGACGATCCCAACATCCGCTTTACCGAGCATCAGATGGCGGAGATACGCAAGACTACCCTGTCCAAGGTGATGTGTGAGAACATGAACCACCAAATGGACATGCAGAGAGCGGCGTTCGACCTACCCAGTAATTTCTTGAACCCGCGCGTACCGTGCAGCTCCATGCCCCACATGGACTTCTCCGCCTGGCGAGAGACCAGACACGGCTGTCAGATCGGCGGAAGAAACGTCGCGGTCGGCGAGTCTGGCTTCCCTACGCCTTGCACTAGTTGCGTTTGCACCAATGAAGGC ACGCAATGCGCCTCACTGAGAGTCACGGACTGCAATCAACTTCTACGAGAGGCTTCTCGAGAGGCGATTCTGCGGGACGACGTGTGTACCGCCCAATGCGGTTTCGTGCTGGCAGCCTCGGAGAGTAACGCGAGGCTACAACAGTTCACCACTCCTAGCGGCTCGGGTTTCTCTGGTTTCCCGCCACACACGAACAATATAAGAAGTTCGCCGACGCCAGCCTCATTCAACGGCTTCAAACTGCCCGACCTTTCGCAATTCATCGGCTGA